The following coding sequences are from one Streptomyces sp. NBC_00536 window:
- a CDS encoding DUF3151 domain-containing protein yields MSIHENLLGGPAPTHLPDDPEPREALAAGTDPAEVAAKYPTSSLAWARLADDAFEAGRPVESYAYARTGYHRGLDSLRRAGWKGHGPVPWEHEPNRGFLRALHALARAAQAIGEEAEYERCSTFLRDSSATAADTLN; encoded by the coding sequence ATGTCGATTCACGAGAACCTGCTCGGCGGCCCTGCCCCGACCCACCTGCCCGACGACCCCGAGCCGCGCGAGGCCCTCGCCGCGGGCACCGACCCGGCCGAGGTGGCCGCGAAGTACCCGACCTCCTCGCTCGCCTGGGCGCGCCTGGCCGACGACGCGTTCGAGGCCGGCCGCCCCGTGGAGTCGTACGCCTACGCCCGCACCGGCTACCACCGCGGCCTGGACTCGCTGCGCCGGGCCGGCTGGAAGGGCCACGGCCCGGTGCCGTGGGAGCACGAGCCGAACCGCGGCTTCCTGCGCGCCCTGCACGCCCTCGCGCGCGCCGCGCAGGCCATCGGCGAGGAAGCGGAGTACGAGCGCTGCTCGACCTTCCTGCGCGACTCCTCGGCGACCGCGGCCGACACCCTGAACTGA
- a CDS encoding IS701 family transposase: MIRSQVPTRPRSRTGAGHGDAGNRAHEAAEDLCGAVFGSLRRRDQREKGLQYVRGLLATPGRKSIRNIAQQIGGPAAEQSLHHFIAGSTWDWQPIRTALSQYLEQSSPLTAWVAQPMAIPKGGEHSVGVGRQYDPHRGQMFRGQQAFGIWFTSADVVTPVGWRLYLPEEGTGASAEGTGFEGGERSGETYEECAVTGVLDAVRQVAVPPRPVLLDIQNIGTRSTMNRFADAKLPVLARISPAARLLVTDPALPGHGAGTLAARDVLQNVRALRTPVEWADPMYPGQRRTSLVAAVRVMMPDPSPARRRHLTLLGEWTDARSMPSQLWVTDLARPVPVTPAVLLRMTKQARRVSVTSARSVQEVGLRDFAGRSLPGWHRHVTMASVAHAARCLSETGMPVGRDLV, encoded by the coding sequence ATGATCAGGAGCCAGGTACCGACACGCCCGCGCAGCCGTACGGGCGCCGGGCACGGCGATGCGGGGAACCGCGCCCACGAGGCGGCGGAGGACCTGTGCGGGGCGGTCTTCGGATCGCTGCGGCGCCGGGACCAGCGGGAGAAGGGCCTGCAGTACGTGCGGGGCCTGCTGGCGACGCCCGGCCGCAAGTCGATCCGCAACATCGCGCAGCAGATCGGCGGGCCCGCCGCCGAGCAGAGCCTGCACCACTTCATCGCCGGTTCCACCTGGGACTGGCAGCCGATCCGCACGGCGCTGTCGCAGTACCTGGAGCAGTCCTCGCCGCTGACGGCCTGGGTGGCCCAGCCGATGGCGATCCCCAAGGGCGGGGAGCACTCGGTGGGGGTGGGCCGCCAGTACGACCCGCACCGCGGGCAGATGTTCCGCGGCCAGCAGGCCTTCGGGATCTGGTTCACCTCGGCCGATGTGGTCACGCCCGTCGGCTGGCGGCTGTACCTGCCGGAGGAGGGGACGGGCGCGAGCGCCGAGGGCACCGGTTTCGAGGGCGGTGAGCGGTCCGGGGAGACGTACGAGGAGTGCGCGGTGACCGGGGTCCTGGACGCGGTGCGCCAGGTCGCGGTGCCGCCGCGGCCCGTGCTGCTGGACATCCAGAACATCGGCACCCGGTCCACGATGAACCGTTTCGCCGACGCGAAGCTGCCGGTGCTGGCCCGGATCAGCCCGGCGGCCCGGCTGCTGGTGACCGACCCGGCGCTGCCCGGGCACGGCGCGGGCACCCTGGCGGCCCGGGACGTGCTGCAGAACGTACGGGCGCTGCGCACGCCGGTCGAGTGGGCCGACCCGATGTACCCGGGGCAGCGGCGCACCTCGCTGGTGGCCGCGGTGCGCGTGATGATGCCGGACCCCTCGCCCGCGCGGCGCCGCCACCTGACCCTGCTCGGCGAGTGGACCGACGCGCGCAGCATGCCCTCGCAGCTGTGGGTGACGGACCTGGCCCGGCCGGTGCCGGTGACCCCGGCGGTGCTGCTGCGGATGACGAAGCAGGCGCGGCGGGTGTCGGTGACCTCGGCGCGCAGCGTGCAGGAGGTCGGGCTGCGGGACTTCGCGGGGCGCTCGCTGCCGGGCTGGCACCGGCACGTGACGATGGCCTCGGTGGCGCACGCCGCGCGCTGCCTGTCGGAAACCGGGATGCCGGTCGGGCGCGATCTTGTCTAG
- a CDS encoding barstar family protein — protein MLDGRRIGTLEDFWREIGEAVNGPEGYFGGNLDALNDCLRGGFGTPDDDDFRFEWYDHARSRERLGHAETARQLELRLTRCHPANRERVAGELAAARRGEGPTVFDWLIEIMEGQAPGALRLR, from the coding sequence GTGCTCGACGGGCGGCGGATCGGGACGCTGGAGGACTTCTGGCGGGAGATCGGCGAGGCCGTGAACGGGCCCGAGGGGTACTTCGGGGGCAATCTCGACGCTTTGAACGATTGTCTGCGCGGCGGGTTCGGAACGCCCGACGACGATGACTTCCGCTTCGAGTGGTACGACCACGCGCGCTCCCGGGAGCGGCTCGGGCACGCCGAGACCGCCCGCCAGCTGGAGCTGCGCCTGACCCGCTGCCACCCCGCCAACCGCGAGCGGGTGGCCGGGGAGCTGGCGGCGGCGCGGCGCGGGGAGGGCCCGACGGTCTTCGACTGGCTGATCGAGATCATGGAGGGCCAGGCGCCGGGGGCGCTGCGCCTGCGCTGA
- a CDS encoding helix-turn-helix domain-containing protein — protein sequence MERAADTAGNAAGGTAAALAVLELLAAGAPAAAFDALLPTADPGLTRAVALAHEIRTRTGPVAAADPVAADPPEDDGPAGGDGLVALVDTAHDLTSAYDLDSLLRVIARRARRLLGLDVVCVTFTRPDGTSYPHLSDGTAAGYEAGLGIGSAEGLGALVRERRAPVWSADYPHDTTLAHASGVDTAVRAEGVRAVLAVPLRHREGILGVLYGADRRVRSFTPAEVGMLLSLADLAAVAIEKARLLERARDEASELERFGTVTDTTLTRVRYLWDCHARLARLVLDGAGLATLARTTADALDGVLQVRDPGGRPLTQGPGPVGLDEAAVTRGALHAHTARRPVRLPREAPAAAGADDDLNADTGADAGEVWVAPVTAGAEDLGVLVLHAAEPLTEEDVRLLELAALSVASLMLIQRGTAAAEGPVHDELLQELLDRPHHSSDLHLRERTRRLGIDLDVPHVVVVVRPEGGELGRAVAWASSYAYRVGGLKGVRRGCIVLLLPGDDASAAARQVSMEVTPLLGHPVSTGAAGPARGPSAVAGVYEEAARCLDALTALDGAGGTASLRELGFLGLLLSADHDVDAFIAQALGPVLEYDAARFTELARTLEAYFESGASPTHAAEALHVHANTVSRRLERIAELLGEGWQKPAQALEIQMALRLRRTREVLVRTRPPT from the coding sequence ATGGAACGAGCGGCGGACACCGCCGGGAACGCCGCCGGGGGCACGGCGGCGGCACTCGCCGTCCTGGAGCTGCTGGCCGCCGGCGCGCCCGCGGCCGCCTTCGACGCGCTCCTGCCCACGGCGGATCCCGGGCTGACCCGGGCCGTGGCCCTGGCCCACGAGATCCGCACCCGCACGGGGCCCGTCGCGGCCGCGGACCCCGTGGCGGCCGACCCCCCGGAGGACGACGGCCCGGCGGGCGGTGACGGGCTGGTCGCCCTCGTCGACACCGCGCACGACCTGACCTCCGCCTACGACCTCGACAGCCTGCTGCGCGTCATCGCGCGCCGGGCCCGGCGGCTGCTCGGCCTCGACGTGGTCTGCGTCACCTTCACCCGGCCCGACGGGACCTCCTACCCGCACCTGTCCGACGGCACCGCCGCCGGGTACGAGGCCGGGCTCGGGATCGGCTCCGCCGAAGGGCTGGGGGCGCTCGTCCGCGAGCGCCGCGCCCCCGTGTGGAGCGCGGACTACCCGCACGACACCACCCTCGCGCACGCCTCCGGCGTGGACACCGCGGTCCGCGCCGAGGGCGTGCGCGCCGTCCTGGCCGTCCCGCTGCGCCACCGCGAGGGCATCCTCGGCGTGCTCTACGGCGCGGACCGCCGCGTGCGGTCCTTCACCCCGGCCGAGGTGGGGATGCTGCTGTCGCTGGCCGACCTGGCCGCCGTCGCCATCGAGAAGGCACGGCTGCTGGAGCGGGCCCGCGACGAGGCGAGCGAGCTGGAACGGTTCGGCACCGTCACCGACACCACCCTCACCCGGGTCCGCTACCTGTGGGACTGCCACGCCCGCCTCGCGCGCCTGGTGCTGGACGGGGCCGGGCTGGCCACCCTCGCCCGGACCACCGCGGACGCGCTGGACGGCGTACTCCAGGTCCGCGATCCCGGCGGCCGCCCGCTGACCCAGGGGCCGGGGCCGGTCGGCCTGGACGAGGCCGCCGTCACCCGCGGCGCCCTGCACGCGCACACCGCCCGCCGCCCGGTCCGCCTCCCGCGCGAGGCCCCGGCCGCCGCGGGCGCGGACGATGACCTGAACGCCGACACGGGCGCCGACGCGGGCGAGGTGTGGGTCGCGCCCGTCACCGCCGGGGCCGAGGACCTCGGCGTGCTGGTGCTGCACGCGGCCGAGCCCCTCACCGAGGAGGACGTACGGCTGCTGGAGCTGGCGGCGCTGTCAGTGGCCTCCCTCATGCTGATCCAGCGCGGTACGGCGGCCGCGGAGGGCCCCGTCCACGACGAGCTGCTCCAGGAGCTGCTGGACCGCCCGCACCACTCCTCCGACCTGCACCTGCGCGAGCGCACCCGGCGCCTGGGCATCGACCTCGACGTGCCGCACGTGGTGGTCGTGGTCCGGCCGGAGGGCGGGGAGCTGGGCCGCGCCGTCGCGTGGGCGAGTTCGTACGCCTACCGGGTCGGCGGCCTCAAGGGCGTCCGCCGCGGCTGCATCGTGCTGCTGCTGCCCGGCGACGACGCCTCCGCCGCGGCCCGGCAGGTCTCGATGGAGGTCACCCCGCTGCTCGGCCACCCGGTCTCCACCGGCGCGGCGGGCCCGGCCAGGGGCCCCTCCGCGGTCGCCGGCGTGTACGAGGAGGCCGCGCGCTGCCTCGACGCGCTGACCGCGCTCGACGGCGCCGGAGGCACCGCCTCCCTGCGCGAACTCGGCTTCCTGGGACTGCTCCTGTCGGCGGACCACGACGTGGACGCCTTCATCGCGCAGGCCCTCGGCCCGGTCCTGGAGTACGACGCGGCCCGCTTCACCGAGCTGGCCCGCACCCTGGAGGCGTACTTCGAATCGGGCGCCAGCCCCACGCACGCCGCCGAGGCGCTGCACGTCCACGCCAACACGGTGTCGCGCCGGCTGGAGCGGATCGCGGAACTCCTGGGCGAGGGCTGGCAGAAGCCCGCCCAGGCCCTGGAGATCCAGATGGCACTGCGGCTGCGCCGCACCCGCGAGGTCCTCGTCCGCACCCGCCCCCCGACATAG
- a CDS encoding AfsR/SARP family transcriptional regulator yields MDIEVLGGLRALENGVPVVPQTQPARQVFAVLAAYADQMVPTTVLAAELSAYAPDGEHARSVLLTSIRQIRELLAGAADSAGRRTPEAVLVSLPGGFLLDTDGGRSDQGEFARETGAGYRAMARGEFAAAARRLRGALGLWRGPAFEGIEAGPRLAARIADLEATRLSALKQWVEAELALGRHPELRTELRAVMAGKSLETYRTLADALGSDLGSCPADTTRALRRVLLPGPPPLVPMAA; encoded by the coding sequence ATGGACATCGAAGTGCTCGGCGGGCTTCGCGCCCTGGAGAACGGCGTGCCCGTGGTCCCCCAGACCCAGCCCGCCCGTCAGGTGTTCGCCGTACTCGCCGCCTACGCCGACCAGATGGTGCCCACCACCGTGCTGGCCGCCGAGCTGTCGGCGTACGCACCGGACGGCGAACACGCCCGCTCGGTGCTGCTGACCTCGATCCGCCAGATCCGTGAACTCCTCGCGGGAGCCGCCGACTCCGCCGGGCGGCGCACCCCCGAGGCCGTACTGGTCTCGCTGCCCGGCGGATTCTTACTGGACACCGATGGCGGCCGCAGCGACCAGGGCGAATTCGCCCGGGAGACCGGCGCGGGCTACCGGGCCATGGCCCGGGGGGAGTTCGCCGCCGCCGCCCGGCGGCTGCGCGGGGCGCTGGGGCTGTGGCGGGGTCCGGCCTTCGAGGGGATCGAGGCCGGTCCGCGGCTCGCCGCGCGGATCGCGGACCTGGAGGCGACCCGGCTCTCGGCACTGAAGCAGTGGGTGGAGGCCGAGCTGGCGCTGGGCCGGCACCCGGAGCTGCGGACCGAATTGCGGGCCGTGATGGCCGGAAAGTCCCTCGAAACATACCGAACCCTGGCAGATGCACTCGGTTCGGACCTGGGGTCCTGTCCGGCCGACACCACCCGCGCGCTGCGCCGGGTCCTGCTGCCAGGTCCGCCCCCACTCGTCCCCATGGCCGCCTGA
- a CDS encoding ScbR family autoregulator-binding transcription factor: MRTERPQVKQDRAVRTRQAILEAAALVFEDRGYDAAKLTDIVKIARVTKGALYFHFDSKEDLAQAVIDAQVSVDPAFTPQEFKAQQFVDIGMIFSHRLQHDVLMRGSARLTLEQNGRSLDRAAPYQGWIDLHTELMTEAKARGELLSHVDPGQPSRLIVGSFAGLNVMSQTLGLTLDEEVSALYTSVMPSLVVSAVAIRLDTAPGRGGRALHGAQGAHLCDCDGLRQFPGDAEEHVA, translated from the coding sequence ATGAGGACTGAACGACCCCAGGTGAAGCAGGACCGCGCGGTGCGGACGCGCCAGGCCATCCTGGAGGCTGCCGCCCTGGTCTTCGAGGACCGGGGCTACGACGCGGCGAAGCTGACGGACATCGTCAAGATCGCCAGAGTCACCAAGGGCGCCCTGTACTTCCACTTCGACTCGAAGGAAGACCTGGCGCAGGCGGTCATCGACGCACAGGTCAGTGTCGACCCCGCGTTCACGCCGCAGGAATTCAAGGCACAGCAGTTCGTCGACATCGGCATGATCTTCTCGCACCGCCTCCAGCACGATGTGCTGATGCGCGGCAGCGCACGGCTCACGCTGGAGCAGAACGGCCGGTCCCTGGACCGGGCGGCGCCCTACCAGGGGTGGATCGACCTGCACACCGAGCTGATGACGGAGGCCAAGGCCCGCGGCGAGCTGCTCTCGCACGTGGATCCGGGGCAGCCGTCCCGGCTGATCGTCGGCTCGTTCGCCGGACTCAACGTCATGTCGCAGACCCTCGGCCTCACCCTCGACGAGGAGGTTTCGGCGCTGTACACGAGCGTGATGCCGAGCCTGGTCGTCTCGGCCGTGGCGATCCGGCTCGACACGGCTCCCGGCCGTGGCGGCCGCGCGCTGCACGGTGCGCAGGGGGCGCACCTGTGTGACTGCGACGGGCTGCGGCAGTTCCCCGGCGATGCCGAGGAGCACGTCGCCTGA
- a CDS encoding glucose 1-dehydrogenase, whose translation MAGERMLDGKVTLITGASSGIGAAAARVFAREGARLVLAARREVRLKELTDELRAQGAEVEYAVTDVTRAGDTAEAVAVAVRRFGRLDCAFNNAGWGVGRSPLHEMGDDLYDQIMDVNVRGTWNCLRDEIAAMLETGGGTIVNNSSVGGLLATPVAAPYVAAKHAVIGLTKAAAAEYAAQGIRVNAVAPGTTRTEVVEQWFAAVPGVEAQLHAATPQPRTAEPAEIAEAAAWLLSSRASFVTGVTMPVDGGFTMV comes from the coding sequence ATGGCAGGAGAGCGGATGCTCGACGGCAAGGTCACGCTGATCACGGGGGCCAGCAGTGGCATCGGAGCCGCCGCGGCCCGGGTGTTCGCCCGGGAGGGGGCCCGGCTCGTGCTGGCCGCACGTCGCGAGGTCCGCCTCAAGGAGCTGACCGACGAGCTGCGGGCGCAGGGCGCGGAGGTCGAGTACGCCGTCACCGACGTGACCCGTGCGGGGGACACGGCCGAGGCGGTGGCCGTGGCGGTGCGCCGCTTCGGCCGGCTGGACTGCGCCTTCAACAACGCGGGCTGGGGCGTCGGGCGTTCGCCGCTGCACGAGATGGGCGACGACCTGTACGACCAGATCATGGACGTGAACGTCCGGGGCACGTGGAACTGCCTGCGGGACGAGATCGCGGCCATGCTGGAGACCGGCGGCGGCACGATCGTGAACAACAGCAGCGTCGGCGGCCTGCTGGCCACCCCGGTGGCCGCACCGTACGTCGCCGCCAAGCACGCGGTGATCGGCCTGACCAAGGCCGCCGCCGCCGAGTACGCCGCCCAGGGGATCCGGGTCAACGCCGTGGCCCCGGGGACCACCCGGACCGAGGTGGTGGAACAGTGGTTCGCCGCCGTTCCAGGCGTCGAGGCCCAGCTGCACGCGGCGACCCCGCAGCCCAGGACGGCGGAGCCCGCGGAGATCGCGGAAGCGGCCGCGTGGCTCCTCAGCTCGCGTGCCTCCTTCGTCACAGGCGTCACGATGCCTGTGGACGGAGGCTTCACCATGGTGTGA